One segment of Anatilimnocola aggregata DNA contains the following:
- a CDS encoding DNA adenine methylase, producing the protein MTSRTNKPLQPFRWVGSKMTMMPRIAKLFPPHERYVSLFGGSGADIVNKPRSKMEIYNDLDDDVVNVFATLRDDKTRKRLCEMMILTPYSRNQYRKCLTILQSNPSGPVEHAWAFIIVTLFGFVAKPPRYAKPGAFTINNRIPWARRWTHVTETLGHIAKRFREVVIECLPWQKIIEKYDDPSTLIYADPPYLHETRVEKRLYRHEMSRTDHAELLRRLVRSQSKVVLSGYRSPLYDEALTGWRRLDMDVRCAVTVSRRRPRRTEVVWMNFDHECGEMLSDWRSLQGAKAKPRAHSGKEYESDDFVLLRQLLASACPQDDDGHLSVAG; encoded by the coding sequence ATGACAAGTCGCACTAATAAACCGCTGCAACCATTCCGATGGGTCGGCAGCAAGATGACCATGATGCCACGAATTGCGAAGTTGTTTCCGCCGCATGAACGCTACGTCTCTTTGTTCGGCGGATCGGGAGCAGATATCGTGAACAAGCCACGGTCGAAGATGGAGATTTACAACGACCTGGACGACGACGTAGTTAATGTGTTTGCAACGCTACGAGACGATAAGACACGCAAACGGCTTTGCGAAATGATGATTCTTACGCCGTACAGTCGTAATCAGTATCGCAAATGCCTCACGATTCTGCAGTCGAATCCGAGTGGCCCTGTTGAGCATGCCTGGGCATTCATTATCGTGACACTATTTGGCTTTGTTGCAAAACCTCCGAGGTATGCCAAACCGGGTGCATTCACCATTAACAATCGCATCCCGTGGGCGAGACGCTGGACACACGTAACGGAAACCTTGGGGCATATTGCAAAGCGATTCCGAGAGGTTGTAATCGAATGCCTTCCCTGGCAGAAAATAATAGAAAAGTACGACGATCCAAGCACTCTCATTTACGCCGATCCGCCATATTTGCACGAGACACGGGTTGAAAAGCGGCTATATCGTCATGAAATGAGTCGAACTGACCATGCCGAGTTACTAAGACGACTCGTCCGGTCACAGAGCAAGGTTGTTCTGTCTGGGTATAGAAGTCCGCTTTACGACGAGGCCCTAACGGGGTGGCGACGACTAGATATGGATGTTAGGTGTGCCGTGACGGTCAGCCGACGTAGGCCACGGCGCACAGAGGTAGTCTGGATGAATTTCGATCACGAATGTGGGGAGATGTTGTCGGATTGGAGATCGCTGCAAGGGGCTAAGGCGAAACCGAGGGCGCATTCTGGAAAGGAATACGAATCTGACGACTTCGTGCTGTTAAGGCAGCTACTTGCGTCGGCCTGTCCCCAAGACGATGACGGTCACTTGTCGGTTGCCGGTTAG
- a CDS encoding SEC-C metal-binding domain-containing protein: MKRGVRIVNGDKLLEEKLGRNDLCPCGSGKVFKRCCLMSGLF, translated from the coding sequence GTGAAGCGAGGCGTCCGCATCGTCAACGGCGATAAGCTGCTAGAGGAGAAACTCGGTCGCAACGACCTCTGCCCGTGCGGAAGCGGCAAGGTCTTCAAGCGATGCTGCCTCATGTCAGGCCTTTTTTGA
- a CDS encoding TfoX/Sxy family protein encodes MATPKGSHLFVNVSPSEARRRLKGFGHGVRKVQSAGRNRAVVIHTATGQHLSELEAKFADVGFSSTENDLGELIENLRNLGPKSASWLREVGITTISELERLGPSLAYRLVRAKQPKASLNLLWALAAGLKDQDWRDLSDREKEKLRADSEQS; translated from the coding sequence ATGGCCACTCCCAAAGGCTCTCATCTCTTCGTGAATGTCAGTCCATCCGAAGCACGTCGTCGTCTGAAAGGTTTTGGCCACGGCGTCAGAAAGGTCCAAAGTGCGGGGCGGAATCGAGCAGTCGTCATCCACACGGCGACCGGCCAACATCTTTCGGAGTTGGAGGCGAAGTTCGCAGATGTTGGATTCTCCAGCACTGAGAACGACCTGGGCGAGCTAATCGAGAACCTGCGTAACCTTGGCCCTAAAAGTGCCTCTTGGCTGCGTGAAGTCGGCATCACGACGATTTCGGAACTCGAACGACTTGGGCCGTCTCTGGCCTATCGGCTGGTGAGAGCAAAGCAGCCGAAGGCCAGCCTGAACTTGTTGTGGGCTTTGGCGGCGGGATTGAAGGATCAGGATTGGCGAGACTTGTCGGATCGAGAGAAGGAGAAGCTGCGGGCGGATTCCGAGCAAAGCTAA
- a CDS encoding methyltransferase family protein → MNETPFRIALVVVIVLTMVVTVYHRLQAAKPGEKISHKDEGYLFATVLRLAGLVLWISTFGYLIFPAYFQWAAMPLPARLRWIGVVTGALCSLLMYWTLSSLGKNLTDTVVTRSEATLVTHGPYRWVRHPFYVTAALLMASVTVLTANWFIGISSLAVLALLAIRTPKEEQMLIERFGQQYQDYMVTTGRFIPRIGR, encoded by the coding sequence GTGAATGAAACCCCATTCCGCATCGCCCTGGTCGTCGTGATCGTCCTCACGATGGTCGTCACCGTGTATCACCGGCTCCAGGCGGCGAAGCCAGGCGAAAAGATTTCCCACAAGGATGAAGGCTACCTGTTCGCCACCGTTTTGCGATTGGCTGGTCTGGTCCTGTGGATCAGCACATTCGGCTACCTGATATTCCCCGCATACTTCCAGTGGGCAGCCATGCCGTTACCGGCACGGCTGCGATGGATCGGCGTGGTCACGGGCGCACTTTGTTCGCTCTTGATGTACTGGACGCTCTCCAGCCTCGGCAAGAACTTGACCGATACCGTGGTCACGAGGTCTGAGGCCACGTTGGTCACGCACGGGCCGTATCGCTGGGTCCGACATCCGTTCTATGTAACGGCGGCGCTGCTCATGGCCTCGGTAACTGTGCTGACGGCCAACTGGTTTATTGGCATCAGCAGCTTGGCGGTTTTGGCCCTGCTGGCCATTCGCACCCCAAAAGAAGAGCAGATGTTAATTGAACGGTTTGGGCAGCAGTATCAGGACTACATGGTGACGACAGGCAGATTCATTCCGAGGATCGGCAGGTGA
- a CDS encoding DUF1294 domain-containing protein, which yields MMTAIVIYLGLVFVMSVVCFTAYGLDKRLAVNGSRRVPENTLQILALLGGWPGALLGQRQFRHKTKKVSFLIMFWLVVVLHIAIVGAATYLFFG from the coding sequence ATGATGACCGCTATCGTGATCTACCTGGGCCTCGTCTTCGTGATGAGTGTCGTTTGTTTCACAGCCTACGGCCTGGACAAAAGGCTTGCCGTAAATGGCAGCCGCCGAGTGCCGGAAAATACTTTGCAAATCCTGGCGTTATTGGGCGGCTGGCCCGGTGCGTTGTTGGGACAGCGGCAGTTTCGCCACAAGACCAAGAAAGTATCCTTCTTAATTATGTTCTGGCTTGTCGTCGTGTTACACATCGCCATCGTCGGCGCAGCGACGTATTTGTTCTTCGGATGA
- a CDS encoding alpha/beta hydrolase family protein, producing MMNRYWIAVLFAALVPFIAFAADEPKAPSTVKELFADFDPRKDELDAKVVREWEKDGIVYRYVIYHIGAFKGKPARMAAFFAFPKGAKKLPGLLQVHGGGQRASLKEVEFYARRGYACLSINWGGREMEEVKAGDPNTDWGAVDPTQQNVPGYFNLKPGEKYLDSFESPRNNNWYLLTLGARRGLTFLEQQAEVDPDKLGVYGHSMGGNLTIYVAGTDSRVKVAAPSVGGSGFRTQPWPLLPEQRKQTPNGDVKLFDVTIGFESYAPHITAPLLWLGATNDFHGIMDDTYRTGELIPHKNVRYSFTPHMNHRFTPEFAVTRPLWFDEYLKGSFIFPKTPDSKLVLATDGHVPELQVTPDSSPPVAEVHIYYSVDPDPQARFWRSAETKKSGDTWTAKLPILSVDQPLFAFANVAYSLKKTEAEPFARPTEKFTISSMLHTFAPKDLQQANVKATDKPSPVIEDLSHGWQDWYLLEAGNPHHWEFSTRKLTDPKWQGQTGQRLALEVQAEKPNELVIVLTENFFRFYRGKSQEFVAVVKLNGGTDSQNVILAPGDFKTIDGEALSSWKNVDLLSLRAYYDKSGKLLGSKSWAGGQPKFRKLWWQGS from the coding sequence ATGATGAATCGTTACTGGATCGCTGTCCTCTTCGCCGCCCTCGTCCCATTCATAGCTTTCGCCGCCGATGAGCCGAAGGCTCCATCCACGGTCAAAGAACTCTTTGCCGACTTCGATCCCCGGAAAGACGAACTCGATGCCAAAGTGGTGCGGGAGTGGGAGAAGGACGGCATCGTCTATCGCTACGTCATTTATCACATCGGCGCATTCAAGGGTAAACCGGCTCGCATGGCGGCATTTTTTGCCTTCCCCAAGGGAGCGAAGAAGTTGCCCGGCCTGCTGCAAGTTCACGGTGGAGGCCAACGGGCTTCTCTCAAAGAAGTCGAGTTCTATGCCAGACGGGGCTACGCCTGCCTCTCGATCAATTGGGGCGGGCGAGAGATGGAAGAAGTAAAGGCAGGCGATCCGAACACTGATTGGGGAGCCGTCGATCCGACGCAGCAGAACGTACCGGGATATTTCAACCTCAAGCCGGGCGAGAAGTACCTCGATTCCTTCGAGTCGCCTCGCAACAACAACTGGTATTTGCTGACGCTGGGGGCCAGACGTGGATTGACGTTTCTTGAACAGCAAGCGGAAGTTGATCCTGACAAACTCGGTGTGTACGGGCATTCGATGGGCGGCAACCTGACCATCTATGTCGCTGGGACGGATAGCCGAGTGAAAGTCGCCGCACCGTCAGTGGGCGGTTCGGGCTTCCGCACCCAACCGTGGCCTCTCTTACCGGAACAGCGAAAGCAGACGCCCAACGGCGATGTGAAACTGTTCGATGTAACCATCGGGTTTGAATCGTATGCACCGCACATCACCGCACCACTGCTTTGGCTGGGAGCGACGAACGACTTTCACGGGATCATGGACGACACTTACCGCACCGGCGAGTTGATCCCGCACAAGAACGTCCGGTATTCGTTCACTCCGCACATGAATCATCGGTTCACGCCTGAGTTCGCTGTGACGAGGCCGCTCTGGTTTGATGAGTATCTCAAGGGGAGCTTTATCTTCCCAAAGACGCCCGACTCGAAGCTGGTCCTTGCCACCGACGGTCACGTTCCCGAATTGCAGGTCACGCCCGATTCGTCGCCGCCAGTGGCAGAGGTTCACATCTACTATTCTGTCGATCCCGATCCTCAAGCAAGGTTTTGGCGATCAGCGGAAACGAAGAAGTCGGGCGACACCTGGACGGCGAAGCTGCCGATCCTGAGCGTCGATCAACCACTTTTTGCTTTCGCCAACGTCGCCTACTCGCTGAAGAAGACCGAAGCCGAACCCTTCGCCCGTCCGACTGAGAAGTTTACGATCAGTTCGATGTTGCACACCTTTGCCCCGAAAGACCTCCAGCAAGCCAACGTGAAAGCGACCGACAAACCCAGCCCGGTGATTGAAGACTTATCTCACGGCTGGCAGGACTGGTACTTGTTGGAGGCTGGCAATCCCCATCATTGGGAATTCTCGACTCGCAAGCTGACCGATCCAAAGTGGCAGGGGCAAACGGGACAGCGGCTCGCCCTTGAAGTGCAGGCCGAGAAGCCGAACGAACTGGTGATCGTGCTGACCGAGAACTTCTTCCGCTTTTACCGTGGCAAGTCACAGGAGTTTGTGGCGGTCGTGAAGCTCAATGGTGGCACGGATTCCCAAAACGTCATCTTGGCACCGGGGGATTTTAAGACCATCGACGGTGAGGCTCTGTCGTCATGGAAGAATGTCGATCTTCTCAGTTTGCGGGCGTATTACGACAAGAGCGGCAAATTGCTCGGCAGCAAAAGCTGGGCGGGCGGTCAGCCGAAGTTTCGGAAACTGTGGTGGCAAGGAAGCTGA
- a CDS encoding S1 family peptidase encodes MSRFWIAFIIAGFTPIMAFAADEPQDEDLNSQLMRATVKIGHDKSTGTGFILTKGDKYLLVTAAHVLDNTPGDETTVVFRSKQAEGEYTKEPMKLIIRKDGKPVWTKHPTEDVAVIWVVPPKNADLPQLGTELVATDDQLRKHKIHPGDRLACLGYPHREEGSKAGFPLLRDGPIASFPLLPTAKNKTFFLSMNTFEGDSGGPVYLARPGVRNPGDDARLILGLVSGQQFLDEEAKMIYGTTKLRHRLGLAIVVHASFIKETVDLLK; translated from the coding sequence ATGAGTCGTTTCTGGATAGCTTTCATCATCGCTGGCTTCACCCCGATCATGGCTTTCGCCGCCGACGAGCCGCAAGACGAAGACTTGAATTCACAGTTGATGCGAGCAACGGTAAAGATAGGCCACGACAAATCCACAGGCACGGGATTCATTCTAACGAAGGGCGATAAGTATCTCCTCGTCACAGCGGCACACGTCCTCGACAATACTCCGGGTGACGAGACAACGGTTGTGTTTCGCAGCAAGCAAGCCGAGGGTGAATACACCAAAGAACCCATGAAACTCATCATCCGCAAAGACGGCAAGCCAGTCTGGACGAAGCATCCAACCGAAGATGTCGCTGTTATCTGGGTAGTACCGCCAAAGAACGCCGATCTTCCGCAACTTGGGACCGAGCTTGTTGCGACGGACGACCAGTTGCGGAAGCACAAGATTCATCCAGGCGACAGGCTTGCCTGTCTCGGTTATCCGCATCGAGAGGAAGGGAGCAAGGCAGGCTTTCCTCTCCTTCGAGATGGCCCTATCGCCAGTTTCCCCCTGTTGCCAACGGCGAAAAACAAGACCTTCTTTTTGAGCATGAACACCTTCGAGGGGGACAGCGGTGGGCCGGTGTATCTGGCTCGTCCTGGCGTAAGGAATCCCGGCGACGATGCTCGGCTCATCTTGGGATTGGTGTCGGGCCAACAGTTCTTGGATGAAGAGGCCAAGATGATTTATGGCACGACCAAACTCCGACATCGGCTTGGACTCGCAATTGTAGTTCACGCATCGTTTATCAAAGAGACAGTCGATCTCCTCAAGTAA
- a CDS encoding universal stress protein: MPIRIQKILLPTDFSTLSAPATEYACELAAKFDAELHLLHTLEIHTDSTPAFGMGLALPNYIHESRAAAETSIASLLDPKWSAGRRVIRTVSEGSPKVEIVRYARQHDIDLIVLSTHGRTGLSHVIMGSVAENVVRTAPCPVLTLRPQSHQFEMP, from the coding sequence ATGCCAATCAGAATCCAGAAAATACTTCTGCCCACCGACTTCAGCACTCTTTCAGCCCCCGCAACGGAATATGCGTGTGAACTGGCGGCAAAGTTCGATGCCGAACTGCATCTTCTGCACACGTTAGAAATCCACACCGATTCAACGCCTGCCTTTGGAATGGGACTCGCCCTTCCGAACTACATTCACGAATCGAGGGCTGCTGCGGAAACGTCCATAGCCAGTCTTCTTGATCCAAAGTGGTCGGCTGGCCGAAGGGTAATCCGAACCGTGTCAGAGGGATCACCAAAAGTTGAGATAGTTCGCTACGCACGTCAGCACGACATTGACCTAATTGTGCTGTCCACTCACGGACGCACCGGTTTGTCTCATGTGATCATGGGCAGCGTCGCTGAGAATGTGGTTCGCACGGCTCCCTGTCCAGTGTTGACCTTGCGTCCCCAATCGCATCAGTTCGAGATGCCGTAA
- the recD2 gene encoding SF1B family DNA helicase RecD2 — protein MPETLKGIIERVTFHNPDNGFAVLRVKVKGRDDLVSVVGSTMSVTAGEHFEATGHWVIDREHGQQFKADELKTTHPASAEGIEKYLASGAIRSIGPKIAAKIVSIYKERTLEIFEQAPDFLLHVKGIGAERLKRIRKSWDEQKEVRKITLFLTEHGITSGRAVRIYRTYGHESIAKIKENPYQLANDIRGIGFKTADELAATLGIDRNSPYRAKAAVRYTLQDLASQGHCGYPEPGVMEHANKLVEIEQKIISDAVRSVVQDGSVIREPVEGEPWLYLAGLYRAEVGLAQSVHRIASATPHPLPRFDVEKAIAWVEQRLSIQLAAAQKEAIRQACQQKLLVITGGPGVGKTTLVRSILEIFAAKELKCVLAAPTGRAAKRLAETTGRTAKTVHRLLEFDPATGEFKRNAQHLLTGDLFVLDETSMVDVVLGHQVLRAIPSEACVILVGDVDQLPSVGPGSVLADLISSNVVPIVRLTEIFRQASESRIITAAYAINHGQMPNPSKSEELTDFYFIESNEPEGIQDTLVRLVKERIPARFGFDPKSDIQVLTPMNRSVLGARNLNQVLQKAINPGDGGPEVQRFGWTFRIGDRVIQTVNNYDRDVFNGDLGIIEQINRIEQVMTINFEGRLVEYDFGDLDELALAYVLSIHKSQGSEFPCIVIPLHTQHYLMLQRNLLYTAVTRGKKLVVLVGSKKALNMAVRRADTGQRYTALRKRLQEIG, from the coding sequence ATGCCCGAAACGCTGAAAGGAATTATCGAACGAGTCACCTTCCACAACCCAGACAATGGGTTTGCGGTGCTGCGGGTGAAGGTCAAGGGACGTGACGATCTTGTTTCTGTCGTTGGCAGCACGATGTCCGTAACTGCGGGCGAGCATTTCGAGGCAACCGGTCATTGGGTGATCGACCGAGAGCATGGGCAGCAGTTCAAAGCCGACGAACTGAAAACAACTCACCCGGCGTCTGCCGAGGGCATCGAAAAATACCTCGCATCGGGAGCCATTCGCAGCATTGGGCCGAAGATCGCCGCCAAGATCGTTTCGATCTACAAGGAGCGGACGCTGGAAATCTTCGAGCAGGCCCCCGATTTTCTACTCCATGTGAAAGGCATTGGTGCAGAACGGCTCAAGCGAATCCGCAAAAGCTGGGATGAGCAGAAAGAAGTTCGCAAAATCACCTTGTTTCTGACCGAGCATGGGATCACGTCAGGCCGAGCAGTCCGCATCTACCGAACCTACGGCCACGAGTCCATTGCCAAAATCAAAGAGAACCCATACCAACTGGCCAACGACATCCGTGGGATTGGCTTCAAGACCGCCGATGAATTGGCAGCCACTCTCGGCATCGACCGCAACAGCCCGTACCGAGCTAAGGCTGCGGTGCGATACACGCTGCAAGACTTGGCGAGTCAGGGGCATTGTGGTTATCCAGAGCCGGGGGTGATGGAACATGCAAACAAGCTCGTCGAAATCGAGCAGAAGATCATTTCAGATGCCGTGCGGAGCGTGGTCCAAGACGGAAGCGTGATTCGGGAACCTGTTGAGGGCGAGCCGTGGCTATACCTCGCCGGTCTCTACCGGGCCGAAGTCGGACTGGCTCAGTCGGTTCATCGAATTGCTTCGGCCACACCACATCCGCTGCCACGCTTTGATGTCGAGAAGGCAATCGCCTGGGTTGAACAGCGGTTGAGCATTCAACTAGCAGCAGCGCAGAAAGAAGCGATTCGGCAAGCATGTCAGCAAAAGCTGCTCGTCATCACGGGCGGTCCCGGTGTTGGCAAGACGACGCTCGTTCGCAGCATCCTCGAAATCTTTGCCGCCAAGGAACTGAAATGCGTGCTGGCAGCGCCTACGGGTCGGGCAGCCAAGCGGTTGGCGGAGACTACTGGCCGCACTGCCAAGACGGTTCACCGGCTGCTTGAGTTTGACCCCGCCACCGGCGAGTTCAAACGCAACGCACAACACCTACTGACCGGTGACCTGTTCGTGCTGGATGAAACGTCGATGGTCGATGTCGTTCTCGGTCACCAAGTCTTGCGGGCCATTCCTAGCGAAGCCTGCGTGATCCTTGTAGGTGACGTGGACCAGCTTCCCTCGGTTGGCCCTGGTTCTGTGCTGGCTGATCTGATTTCATCGAACGTGGTTCCTATTGTGCGACTTACCGAGATTTTCCGGCAAGCAAGTGAAAGCCGAATCATCACCGCCGCCTACGCCATCAACCACGGGCAGATGCCGAATCCGTCCAAGTCCGAAGAACTCACCGACTTCTATTTCATCGAATCGAATGAACCTGAAGGCATTCAAGATACGCTGGTGCGGCTTGTCAAAGAACGAATCCCTGCTCGCTTTGGCTTCGACCCGAAATCCGACATCCAAGTCCTGACGCCCATGAATCGGTCTGTTTTGGGAGCCAGGAACCTCAACCAAGTGCTGCAAAAGGCGATCAATCCGGGCGACGGCGGACCCGAAGTGCAGCGGTTTGGCTGGACGTTTCGTATCGGGGACCGTGTAATTCAAACCGTCAACAACTATGACCGGGATGTATTCAACGGCGATTTGGGAATCATCGAGCAGATCAACCGCATCGAGCAGGTAATGACGATCAACTTTGAGGGGCGGCTCGTCGAGTACGATTTCGGCGATCTCGACGAACTGGCTTTGGCTTACGTGCTGTCGATTCACAAGAGCCAGGGTTCGGAGTTCCCGTGCATCGTGATTCCACTCCACACGCAGCACTACCTGATGTTGCAACGCAACCTGCTCTACACGGCGGTTACCAGAGGCAAGAAGCTCGTCGTGCTGGTGGGATCAAAGAAGGCCCTGAACATGGCCGTGCGTCGAGCGGATACCGGACAAAGATACACTGCGTTGAGGAAGAGATTGCAAGAGATCGGGTAG
- a CDS encoding ferritin family protein: protein MNESVKIEHPKLVRLLQLAYSAEKAAAFAYIGHAGSVKNPGEKVAIKQIELDEWQHRETVLSIMGRHEILPSRYYEIKYHIIGRIISASCYVIGWFMPYYFAGRLESGNVCEYFIMMRYFNEVGITEHDDVLYEMGMKEKEHEVYFQKGLQNNRLLPLFEKIFGWGKKSSFNDIDLENKSPVEESKGYCKHRK from the coding sequence GTGAACGAGTCAGTCAAGATTGAGCATCCAAAACTCGTGAGGCTCCTTCAATTGGCTTATTCAGCCGAGAAAGCAGCGGCATTTGCGTACATCGGCCACGCCGGTTCGGTGAAGAACCCAGGCGAGAAAGTGGCGATCAAGCAAATCGAATTGGACGAGTGGCAACACCGAGAGACAGTTCTGTCCATCATGGGGCGACACGAAATTTTGCCATCACGGTACTACGAAATCAAATATCACATCATCGGCAGGATCATCTCGGCGAGTTGTTACGTCATTGGCTGGTTCATGCCGTACTACTTCGCAGGACGATTGGAAAGCGGAAACGTCTGCGAGTATTTCATAATGATGCGCTATTTCAACGAAGTTGGGATCACCGAACACGACGACGTGTTGTACGAAATGGGAATGAAGGAGAAGGAACACGAGGTCTATTTTCAGAAAGGTCTTCAGAACAACCGGCTGTTGCCGCTGTTCGAGAAAATCTTCGGGTGGGGCAAGAAAAGCAGTTTCAACGACATTGATTTGGAGAACAAATCTCCCGTCGAAGAATCAAAGGGATATTGCAAACACCGAAAGTAG
- a CDS encoding GYD domain-containing protein — MATFITNIKFSQQGIKDIDHTTKRAAIFKAEAKKLGAKVKDIYWTLGEHDGLLILEAPDDETATAAILHLGAMGNVHTTTCRAFTAAEMDKIVAKVHGG, encoded by the coding sequence ATGGCAACTTTCATCACGAACATTAAGTTCTCGCAGCAGGGCATCAAGGACATTGACCACACGACCAAGCGGGCGGCGATCTTTAAGGCCGAGGCGAAGAAGCTCGGTGCGAAGGTCAAGGACATCTACTGGACGTTGGGCGAACACGACGGCCTTCTGATCTTGGAAGCCCCGGATGATGAAACGGCGACCGCCGCCATTCTGCATCTCGGAGCGATGGGCAACGTCCATACAACCACCTGCCGGGCTTTCACCGCCGCCGAAATGGATAAGATCGTCGCCAAGGTGCATGGGGGCTGA
- a CDS encoding DoxX family protein produces MTTENWMYGIKAASKYLLAILMIGVGTLHFVQPEFFVKIMPPYLPWHLELVYLSGVFEAALGLALLVPRTSRLAAWGIIALLIAVFPANIYLYQHQELLPASPMVHFLRLPLQAVFILWAYWHTKPSLEEKSESR; encoded by the coding sequence ATGACCACTGAGAATTGGATGTACGGAATTAAGGCGGCGTCCAAGTATCTGCTAGCGATCTTGATGATCGGTGTTGGCACGTTGCATTTCGTGCAGCCCGAATTCTTCGTCAAGATCATGCCGCCGTACCTGCCTTGGCATCTGGAACTGGTCTACCTCAGCGGCGTTTTTGAAGCTGCATTAGGATTGGCACTTCTCGTTCCACGAACTTCACGGCTGGCGGCATGGGGGATTATCGCTCTGTTGATCGCCGTCTTTCCCGCAAACATCTATCTCTACCAGCATCAGGAATTGCTTCCCGCCTCGCCGATGGTTCACTTTCTTCGATTGCCGCTCCAGGCCGTGTTCATTTTGTGGGCGTACTGGCACACGAAGCCGAGTCTTGAAGAGAAGAGCGAGAGTCGATGA
- a CDS encoding DUF1643 domain-containing protein: MKPFIPAEELKKNYGVFGHFYSVELASKEIVECRSVLELVSKPRIPKDHSELSLLSPDAVFVMMNPGSSRPLEVVNNRICAKDIHKLTISLVPTKPDTTQYQVMRLMHFREWRHVRVLNLSDVRSSKSPEFIKLFQRLEKDEALDSHSIFSDARTVELAIKLPKKRTTPLVLAWGMSEKLNPLIERCLGRLPPKSRIKGLLEQGTANKYRHPLPSLQKDQRVWLENMVRHFEE, translated from the coding sequence ATGAAGCCCTTCATCCCAGCCGAGGAGTTGAAGAAGAACTACGGCGTGTTCGGCCACTTCTATTCGGTCGAACTTGCCTCAAAGGAAATCGTCGAGTGCCGAAGCGTCTTGGAACTCGTTTCTAAGCCTCGAATCCCGAAGGACCATTCGGAGTTGTCGCTACTCAGCCCCGACGCCGTGTTCGTAATGATGAACCCTGGCTCGTCGAGGCCATTGGAAGTGGTCAACAACCGCATTTGTGCCAAGGACATTCACAAGCTGACGATCTCACTGGTTCCAACCAAACCTGACACAACGCAGTACCAAGTGATGCGGTTGATGCACTTTCGTGAGTGGCGGCACGTTCGGGTTCTGAATCTTTCCGACGTGCGCAGTTCCAAAAGTCCCGAATTCATTAAGCTCTTCCAGCGGTTGGAGAAGGATGAAGCACTCGACTCGCATTCCATTTTCTCCGACGCCCGGACGGTTGAACTGGCGATCAAACTTCCCAAGAAGAGAACGACGCCGTTAGTCCTCGCCTGGGGAATGAGCGAGAAGCTGAACCCGTTGATCGAACGATGTTTGGGGAGGCTGCCTCCCAAGAGCCGGATCAAGGGCCTATTGGAGCAGGGAACTGCTAATAAGTACCGTCATCCACTGCCTTCTCTCCAGAAGGATCAGCGTGTTTGGCTTGAAAATATGGTGCGGCATTTTGAGGAGTAG
- the istB gene encoding IS21-like element helper ATPase IstB — MKSLETKSTVLLKHHLKALRLPSFLEGCEKTAQRCATENVDHLGFLLQLCELELLNREKRASERRLKSARFPNLKSPGDFDFAAQPSLNRVLVAELLRCEFVERRESVIFLGHPGTGKTHLAIALGIAACQRGKRVRFCRVTELITQLMEAREERTLLRMKSSLAKFDLLILDELGYVPASKLGAELLFEVISSAYERQSLIVTTNLPFEQWTEVLGSERLTGAVLDRLTHRCHILESTGESYRLQDARRRRKGSRPKPATSSLSPADETAES, encoded by the coding sequence ATGAAATCTCTCGAAACCAAAAGCACGGTGCTGCTCAAGCATCACTTGAAGGCCCTACGGTTGCCGTCGTTCCTGGAGGGCTGCGAGAAAACGGCCCAGCGGTGTGCGACGGAGAACGTCGATCATCTGGGCTTTCTGCTGCAACTGTGTGAGCTGGAGTTACTCAACCGTGAGAAGCGTGCCAGCGAGCGGCGGCTCAAGTCAGCGCGCTTTCCCAACCTGAAATCGCCTGGTGATTTCGACTTCGCCGCCCAGCCCTCGCTCAATCGCGTGCTGGTGGCAGAACTACTGCGGTGCGAGTTCGTGGAACGCCGCGAGTCGGTGATCTTTCTCGGGCATCCGGGCACGGGGAAGACGCACCTGGCCATCGCGCTTGGCATTGCCGCCTGTCAGCGGGGCAAACGGGTCCGCTTCTGCCGCGTGACGGAACTGATCACGCAACTTATGGAAGCCCGAGAAGAACGGACGCTGCTGCGGATGAAGTCGTCACTAGCCAAGTTCGATCTGCTGATCCTCGATGAGCTGGGTTACGTCCCCGCCAGTAAGCTGGGCGCGGAGTTGCTCTTCGAGGTCATCAGTAGCGCTTACGAACGCCAATCGTTGATCGTGACCACCAATCTGCCGTTCGAGCAATGGACCGAAGTCCTGGGCAGCGAGCGCCTGACCGGCGCCGTGCTCGATCGGCTGACACACCGCTGCCACATCCTCGAATCGACCGGCGAAAGTTATCGCTTGCAAGACGCGCGGCGCCGCCGCAAAGGATCGCGCCCGAAACCGGCGACCTCATCCTTGTCACCCGCCGATGAAACGGCAGAATCCTAG